In Bos javanicus breed banteng chromosome 2, ARS-OSU_banteng_1.0, whole genome shotgun sequence, the following proteins share a genomic window:
- the AMER3 gene encoding APC membrane recruitment protein 3, giving the protein MELKRGKTFIKSSLQTDHEKPPDPAATALTTEDAISLGGQQLPHSERGPQVSPSTQGYNRCSDREAQPDTNGGPAALCGATFKLVRKSKNHDSVPRADRAATATGQLVGSASFPGTSSSQRMIDYRHFVPQMPFVPAVAKSIPRKRISLKRPKKCFRNLFHIRRNKTENLPSTKGEGLSSPEGPSETGGQRGIAFLPLGEELGLDGQCQDLSDSEFLPDSSFDLCRALCEDVASLKSFDSLTGCGEIFADESSVPSLELNEGLASPAQRSQASDSKTFRGPFQGSIEQLASPAQNEMSDFAKFWDHVNHSVRQQQHALLGPWLGGPQASDTDQPRPDAARLAELPLCPCRDPHSSSKASSTDTGTPKSERPESVSTSDEGYYDSFSPGLEEDKKEAPSPGTPTAAFPRDSYSGDALYELFYDPAEGPGSPSLDDDLCVSESPSGPAPGAPLSMCSFHVGAEENLAPVPGPDLLSQGFLQSSWRGKECLLKLCDTELAITMGIINWLRRGPELRALPASALREPATPSGGLVEKPGAGSEKMGLGPVKLDGRGPQALDAGRISVSSIPSRKELWACSGPKGLLAGVSKVLARAKQETKSSSCDPSLECVPVSGERGTQGHPEGSFSPVGSAAAMGSNTFRKNKVPHPSVWPGSQEPRLPRNLGCFQGPWRPGPGGSTMDSKLTLTGCVAQVEALQINPDCQSPAAHPPRQNTGSGLCGKPQARGPDILQQEQPNGFPNLAAICGLPSLANPLHIPQDQRCPGSILDLSQLREEPTMLNVQAHVSVEDRPLQLNSRAMEQAAQRGQLDL; this is encoded by the coding sequence ATGGAGCTGAAGAGAGGAAAGACCTTCATCAAATCTAGCCTGCAGACTGACCATGAGAAACCTCCAGACCCAGCAGCGACTGCCCTGACCACAGAGGATGCAATCTCACTGGGAGGGCAGCAGCTGCCCCACAGTGAGAGGGGCCCCCAGGTCAGTCCCAGCACCCAAGGATACAACAGATGCTCTGATCGGGAAGCCCAGCCAGACACCAATGGAGGGCCTGCAGCTCTCTGTGGCGCCACCTTCAAACTGGTTCGGAAGAGCAAGAATCATGACAGTGTGCCCAGGGCTGACAGGGCAGCCACAGCTACAGGGCAGCTGGTGGGCAGCGCAAGTTTCCCAGGGACCTCCAGCAGCCAGCGCATGATTGACTACCGCCACTTTGTGCCCCAGATGCCCTTCGTACCAGCTGTGGCCAAGAGTATCCCAAGGAAGAGGATTTCCCTGAAACGACCCAAGAAGTGCTTTCGTAACCTATTCCACATCCGCAGAAACAAGACTGAGAATTTGCCCTCAACCAAGGGGGAGGGCTTGTCTTCTCCCGAGGGCCCATCAGAGACTGGAGGGCAGCGAGGCATAGCCTTCCTCCCCTTGGGCGAGGAACTGGGCCTGGATGGCCAGTGCCAGGACCTGTCTGACAGTGAGTTCCTGCCCGACTCTTCCTTTGACCTCTGCAGGGCCCTGTGTGAGGACGTGGCCTCACTGAAGAGTTTTGACTCACTCACAGGCTGTGGGGAGATCTTTGCAGATGAGAGCTCAGTGCCATCCCTGGAGCTGAACGAGGGCCTGGCGAGCCCTGCCCAGAGATCACAGGCTTCTGACAGCAAGACTTTCAGGGGCCCCTTCCAAGGCAGCATAGAGCAGCTGGCATCGCCTGCTCAGAATGAAATGTCTGACTTTGCCAAGTTCTGGGACCATGTGAATCACTCAGtgaggcagcagcagcatgccctgCTAGGCCCGTGGCTGGGAGGGCCCCAGGCATCAGACACAGACCAGCCCAGGCCAGATGCAGCTAGGCTGGCTGAGCTCCCTCTGTGCCCATGCAGGGATCCCCACAGCAGCTCCAAAGCCAGCTCCACAGACACAGGGACCCCCAAGAGTGAGCGGCCGGAGTCTGTGTCCACGAGCGACGAGGGCTACTATGACTCCTTCTCACCAGGCCTCGAGGAGGACAAGAAGGAGGCCCCGAGCCCAGGCACACCCACAGCCGCCTTCCCCCGGGACAGCTACAGTGGAGACGCCCTCTATGAGCTCTTCTATGACCCCGCTGAGGGCCCTGGGAGTCCGAGCCTGGATGACGACTTGTGCGTGTCCGAGAGTCCATCGGGGCCGGCACCGGGAGCCCCATTGTCCATGTGCAGCTTCCATGTTGGTGCAGAGGAGAACCTGGCTCCTGTTCCAGGCCCAGACCTACTCAGCCAGGGCTTCTTACAGAGCTCTTGGAGGGGCAAAGAGTGCCTGCTGAAGCTCTGTGACACCGAGCTGGCCATCACCATGGGCATTATCAACTGGCTCCGCCGGGGCCCGGAGCTCCGTGCCTTGCCTGCCTCAGCTCTCAGAGAGCCGGCAACTCCCTCAGGAGGACTGGTGGAGAAACCAGGAGCTGGCTCTGAGAAGATGGGCCTAGGTCCAGTGAAACTGGATGGCAGGGGGCCCCAGGCTTTAGATGCAGGTAGAATCTCTGTGAGCTCTATACCCAGCAGGAAGGAGCTGTGGGCATGTTCAGGTCCCAAGGGCCTGCTTGCTGGAGTGAGCAAGGTCCTAGCCAGGGCCAAGCAGGAGACCAAGTCTTCATCCTGTGACCCCTCTCTGGAGTGTGTGCCAGTTTCTGGGGAACGAGGGACACAAGGCCACCCTGAAGGCTCATTCTCCCCTGTAGGGTCTGCAGCCGCCATGGGATCCAACACATTCAGGAAGAACAAAGTCCCACACCCATCTGTCTGGCCTGGctcccaggagcccaggctgCCTAGGAACCTTGGGTGTTTCCAAGGTCCCTGGAGGCCAGGTCCTGGGGGAAGCACCATGGATTCAAAACTCACCCTGACAGGCTGTGTGGCCCAGGTGGAAGCCCTACAGATCAACCCAGACTGCCAGTCCCCTGCTGCTCATCCCCCAAGACAAAACACAGGTAGTGGGCTCTGCGGGAAGCCTCAGGCCAGGGGCCCTGACATTCTGCAACAGGAACAGCCTAATGGCTTCCCTAACCTGGCTGCCATCTGTGGCCTGCCCTCCCTGGCCAACCCACTCCACATCCCACAGGACCAGAGATGCCCAGGAAGCATTCTGGATCTGAGTCAGCTCAGGGAGGAGCCCACCATGCTGAATGTCCAGGCCCATGTCTCTGTGGAGGACCGGCCCCTGCAGCTCAACTCAAGGGCAATGGAGCAGGCTGCACAGAGGGGCCAGCTGGACTTGTAG